A region of Rhodamnia argentea isolate NSW1041297 chromosome 9, ASM2092103v1, whole genome shotgun sequence DNA encodes the following proteins:
- the LOC125316555 gene encoding disease resistance protein L6-like, whose translation MASSDASTSSGSEYQVFLSFRGPDTRVGFTDFLFHSLIDAGICVFRDDEELRVGERIDGSLQRAIENSKIYIPVFSQKYASSQWCLRELVQIMENTSKSEGKKEILPIFFDVEPDDVKLKTPLYRETILNLEREKKLSNEQVDAWREALMEVDAIKGWEVKKYKG comes from the exons ATGGCGAGCTCAGATGCAAGTACGTCGTCCGGAAGTGAGTACCAAGTGTTCCTAAGCTTTAGAGGACCCGACACTCGCGTCGGATTCACCGACTTCCTCTTCCATAGCTTGATCGACGCTGGAATATGCGTCTTTCGAGACGATGAAGAGCTCCGTGTCGGTGAAAGGATCGATGGATCGCTTCAGCGAGCGATCGAAAACTCCAAAATCTACATACCAGTCTTCTCTCAAAAATATGCTTCGAGCCAATGGTGCCTCCGTGAGCTCGTGCAAATCATGGAAAATACTTCCAAATCGGAAGGTAAAAAAGAGATCCTACCCATTTTCTTCGATGTGGAACCTGACGATGTTAAGCTGAAAACCCCTTTGTATCGCGAAACCATACTCAATTTGGAACgcgagaagaagttgagcaaTGAGCAAGTAGATGCATGGAGAGAGGCTCTCATGGAGGTTGATGCGATAAAAGGGTGGGAAGTGAAGAAGTACAAAGG ATGA